A genomic segment from Nocardia cyriacigeorgica GUH-2 encodes:
- a CDS encoding adenylosuccinate synthase — MPAIVLIGAQWGDEGKGKATDLLGGRVQWVVRYQGGNNAGHTVVLPNGDNFALHLIPSGILTPGVTNVIGNGVVIDPGVLLDELAGLEQRDVDTSGLLVSADAHLIMPYHVAIDKVTERFLGNNKIGTTGRGIGPCYQDKVARVGVRVADVLDEKILTQKVEAALEFKNQVLVKIYNRRALEPQQVVDEVLEQAERFKHRISDTRLKLNQALERGETVLLEGSQGTLLDVDHGTYPYVTSSNPTSGGAAVGAGIGPNKINTVLGILKCYTTRVGSGPFPTELFDESGAYLAKTGGEVGVTTGRARRCGWFDAVIARYATRVNGITDYFLTKLDVLSSLETVPICVAYDVDGERVEQMPTTQTEFHHAKPIYEEMPGWWEDISHARTFEDLPANAQAYVRRLEELSGARMSCIGVGPGRDQTIVRHDVLES; from the coding sequence ATGCCGGCAATCGTCCTCATCGGCGCCCAGTGGGGCGACGAGGGCAAGGGCAAAGCTACCGATCTACTCGGTGGGCGCGTGCAATGGGTGGTTCGGTACCAGGGCGGCAACAATGCCGGTCACACCGTGGTGCTGCCCAACGGTGACAACTTCGCACTGCATCTGATCCCGTCCGGCATCCTCACCCCCGGCGTCACCAACGTCATCGGCAACGGTGTCGTGATCGATCCCGGTGTGCTGCTCGACGAGCTGGCCGGTCTGGAGCAGCGCGACGTCGACACCTCCGGCCTGCTGGTCTCGGCCGATGCGCATCTGATCATGCCGTACCACGTGGCCATCGATAAGGTCACCGAACGCTTCCTCGGCAACAACAAGATCGGCACCACCGGTCGCGGTATCGGCCCCTGCTACCAGGACAAGGTCGCCCGCGTCGGCGTCCGGGTCGCCGATGTGCTCGACGAGAAGATCCTCACCCAGAAGGTGGAGGCCGCGCTCGAGTTCAAGAACCAGGTGCTGGTCAAGATCTACAACCGCCGCGCGCTGGAGCCGCAGCAGGTGGTCGACGAGGTGCTCGAGCAGGCCGAGCGTTTCAAGCACCGCATCAGCGACACCCGGCTGAAGCTGAACCAGGCGCTCGAGCGCGGCGAGACGGTGCTGCTGGAGGGCTCGCAGGGCACCCTGCTCGACGTCGACCACGGCACCTACCCGTACGTCACCTCGTCCAATCCGACCTCCGGTGGCGCGGCCGTCGGCGCGGGCATCGGGCCGAACAAGATCAACACGGTGCTCGGCATCCTCAAGTGCTACACCACCCGCGTCGGCTCGGGTCCGTTCCCGACCGAGCTGTTCGACGAATCCGGCGCCTACCTGGCCAAGACCGGCGGCGAGGTCGGCGTGACCACCGGCCGTGCCCGCCGCTGCGGCTGGTTCGACGCCGTCATCGCCCGCTACGCCACCCGCGTCAACGGCATCACCGACTACTTCCTCACCAAGCTCGACGTGCTGTCCAGCCTGGAGACTGTGCCGATCTGCGTGGCCTACGACGTCGACGGCGAGCGGGTCGAGCAGATGCCGACCACGCAGACCGAGTTCCACCACGCCAAGCCGATTTACGAAGAGATGCCCGGCTGGTGGGAAGACATCTCGCACGCACGGACCTTCGAGGACCTGCCCGCGAACGCCCAGGCGTACGTGCGACGGCTCGAGGAGCTGTCGGGTGCGCGGATGTCGTGCATCGGCGTCGGCCCGGGACGCGATCAGACGATCGTCCGCCACGACGTGCTGGAGTCCTAG
- a CDS encoding helix-turn-helix transcriptional regulator, giving the protein MARNWPMIERATEFEAIRSALTGDGPVGAVLTGDAGVGKTTLARQATAAVGGNVRWVAGTESARSIPLGVFAHMVGVYTAHDPVTFMSAAREALLADGPIIIGVDDAHLLDQLSATLLLQLAIDRAARIVATVRSGVQVPDAVTSLWKDGHLLRIDLNPFSQRQSVDLVESMLGGQLEGFTANLMWESSGGNALFLRHLVEGALEAGSLRQVNGVWQLRGRAAVTSELAALLEDRVEQLPEPVLRVLELLTFCEPIDLEVMAELAGEEAVEAAENRGVIRVVENSHELVVRYNHPLFGEVIRRRLGIASARRLRGRLYSALSERRINSAADRIRLAELALDSDKSADLELFEAAAADAIGLANLPLGERFARAAVERRGGVESADLLARALLWQGHRIEAERTLASFDPDQLNEVQLARWGSTRVSNLLWAMGDADRADEVLALVRSKVRHPKIASILTGLASACAVNENRLDDAFDDAESVMNTEDAPPWAVWWASFGGGLALALMGRGEAARQYAQRGHEVESHIDGLNRFMSTHAEVLALTFTGDMEAARRCATAYFGYSAPGQYLAWGMSKILQGTVDVAQGRFPDGIEHLEQALAALSTEGAAAWMFPARLRLAEAYSALGRAGDAAEAIAGATERGGRHSAVYEPQLEIAKAWLAGAEGTITPAIRIAMNAADAAARSHQHAIEAMALHTAARFGEHSVAGRLADLAAKVDGVLVQVQARHAVALAAHDGPGLDAAATEFERIGALLSAADAAAQAASAHERAGDRRRLLESAATANRLAAACGGASTPALRQAAQPLPLTAREREIANLVAAGLSNRQIADRLTVSVRTVEGHLYRACIKMDVTDRESLAALLRGETPP; this is encoded by the coding sequence ATGGCTCGGAACTGGCCGATGATCGAACGCGCGACCGAATTCGAGGCGATTCGCTCCGCGCTCACCGGCGACGGCCCGGTCGGTGCCGTACTCACCGGGGATGCCGGCGTCGGCAAGACCACCCTCGCCAGACAGGCCACCGCGGCGGTCGGCGGGAATGTGCGCTGGGTCGCGGGTACCGAGTCGGCGCGCAGCATTCCGCTCGGCGTATTCGCCCATATGGTCGGGGTATACACCGCCCACGATCCGGTGACGTTCATGTCGGCGGCGCGCGAGGCGCTGCTGGCCGATGGACCGATCATCATCGGCGTCGACGACGCCCATCTGCTCGACCAGTTGTCGGCGACTCTGTTGTTGCAGTTGGCGATCGACCGCGCCGCCCGCATCGTCGCCACCGTCCGCAGCGGCGTCCAGGTGCCCGACGCGGTCACCTCGCTGTGGAAAGACGGGCATCTGCTGCGCATCGATCTGAATCCGTTCAGCCAGCGGCAGAGTGTGGATCTGGTGGAGTCGATGCTGGGCGGCCAGCTCGAGGGCTTCACCGCCAACCTGATGTGGGAATCCTCCGGCGGCAATGCGCTGTTCCTGCGGCATCTGGTCGAGGGTGCGCTGGAGGCGGGCTCGCTGCGGCAGGTCAACGGGGTCTGGCAGCTGCGCGGCCGGGCCGCGGTGACCTCGGAACTGGCTGCGCTGCTGGAGGATCGGGTCGAACAGCTGCCCGAGCCGGTGCTGCGGGTGCTGGAGCTGCTCACTTTCTGCGAGCCCATCGACCTGGAGGTGATGGCCGAGCTCGCCGGCGAGGAGGCGGTGGAGGCGGCCGAGAACCGCGGCGTCATCCGGGTGGTGGAGAACTCGCACGAACTGGTCGTGCGATACAACCATCCGCTGTTCGGCGAAGTCATCCGGCGTAGGCTGGGCATCGCGTCGGCGCGACGGCTGCGCGGCCGGTTGTATTCGGCATTGAGTGAGCGCCGGATCAACTCCGCCGCCGACCGGATCCGCCTGGCCGAACTGGCCCTCGACAGCGATAAATCCGCCGATCTGGAACTGTTCGAAGCCGCCGCCGCCGATGCCATCGGGTTGGCGAATCTGCCGCTGGGCGAACGGTTCGCGCGCGCGGCGGTGGAGCGTCGCGGCGGGGTGGAGTCGGCGGATCTGCTGGCCCGGGCGCTGCTGTGGCAGGGCCATCGCATCGAGGCCGAACGCACCCTGGCCAGCTTCGACCCGGACCAGCTCAACGAGGTGCAGCTGGCGCGCTGGGGCAGCACCCGGGTATCGAATCTGCTGTGGGCCATGGGCGATGCCGACCGCGCCGACGAAGTGCTCGCGCTGGTGCGGTCGAAGGTGCGCCATCCGAAGATCGCTTCGATCCTCACCGGACTGGCCTCGGCCTGCGCGGTGAACGAGAACCGCCTCGACGACGCGTTCGACGACGCCGAATCGGTGATGAATACCGAGGACGCCCCGCCGTGGGCGGTGTGGTGGGCCTCCTTCGGCGGCGGGCTGGCGCTGGCGCTGATGGGCCGCGGCGAGGCCGCCCGGCAGTACGCCCAGCGTGGACACGAGGTGGAATCCCATATCGACGGGCTGAACCGTTTCATGTCCACGCACGCCGAGGTGCTCGCGCTCACCTTCACCGGCGATATGGAAGCCGCGCGCCGCTGCGCCACCGCATATTTCGGCTATTCGGCGCCCGGGCAGTACCTGGCCTGGGGAATGTCGAAGATCTTGCAGGGCACCGTCGACGTGGCGCAGGGCCGGTTCCCGGACGGTATCGAGCATCTGGAACAGGCGCTGGCCGCGTTGAGCACCGAAGGCGCTGCGGCCTGGATGTTTCCGGCCCGGCTGCGGCTGGCCGAGGCGTATTCGGCGCTCGGCCGGGCCGGTGACGCGGCCGAGGCCATCGCCGGGGCCACCGAACGCGGCGGCAGGCACAGCGCCGTTTACGAACCGCAGCTCGAGATCGCCAAGGCCTGGCTGGCCGGCGCCGAAGGCACGATCACGCCCGCCATTCGCATCGCGATGAACGCCGCCGACGCCGCCGCCCGCTCCCATCAGCACGCGATCGAGGCGATGGCGCTGCATACCGCGGCCCGCTTCGGTGAGCATTCGGTGGCGGGCCGGCTCGCCGATCTCGCGGCCAAGGTCGACGGTGTGCTGGTGCAGGTACAGGCCCGCCACGCCGTCGCCCTCGCCGCCCACGACGGACCCGGACTCGACGCCGCCGCAACGGAATTCGAGCGCATCGGCGCGCTGCTGTCGGCCGCCGACGCCGCCGCGCAAGCCGCCTCGGCGCACGAACGCGCGGGCGATCGCCGTCGGTTGCTGGAATCGGCGGCCACCGCCAATCGGCTCGCCGCAGCCTGCGGCGGGGCGAGCACGCCCGCGCTGAGACAAGCGGCGCAACCACTTCCGCTGACCGCGCGCGAACGCGAGATCGCGAATCTGGTGGCGGCCGGGCTGTCGAATCGCCAAATCGCCGACCGGCTCACGGTTTCGGTCCGCACGGTGGAGGGGCACCTGTACCGGGCCTGCATCAAGATGGATGTGACGGACCGGGAGTCGCTGGCGGCGCTGCTGCGCGGTGAGACGCCGCCCTGA
- a CDS encoding methylated-DNA--[protein]-cysteine S-methyltransferase — protein sequence MNAAVGSPVQAALFDTAIGTCAIAWRADAVVRFQLPEASPEATRARILRASPEFGAVVEAEPTAVIAEAIAGIRAHLDGQLDDLRWIPLDTSTIPQFHKAVYETTRDIDPGHTLSYGEVAERVGAAGAAQAVGQALGRNPIPLIIPCHRVLAADYGLHGFSAPGGIGTKQRLLQIERTPGIGEPTLF from the coding sequence ATGAACGCAGCAGTCGGCTCGCCGGTTCAGGCGGCACTGTTCGACACCGCGATCGGTACCTGTGCCATCGCATGGCGCGCGGACGCGGTCGTGCGGTTCCAGCTACCCGAGGCGAGTCCGGAGGCTACTCGCGCCCGAATCCTGCGTGCGAGCCCGGAGTTCGGTGCCGTCGTCGAAGCCGAGCCGACCGCCGTCATCGCCGAAGCCATCGCGGGTATCCGAGCCCATCTCGACGGGCAGCTCGACGATCTGCGCTGGATCCCGCTGGACACCAGCACCATCCCGCAATTCCACAAGGCGGTCTACGAGACGACGCGCGACATCGACCCCGGCCACACCCTCAGCTACGGCGAGGTCGCCGAACGCGTCGGCGCGGCGGGCGCGGCCCAAGCGGTCGGCCAAGCCCTCGGCCGCAACCCCATCCCGCTGATCATCCCGTGCCACCGGGTCCTCGCCGCCGATTACGGCCTGCACGGCTTCTCCGCGCCGGGCGGGATCGGCACCAAGCAGCGGCTACTCCAGATCGAACGGACGCCGGGCATCGGGGAACCGACGCTGTTCTGA